The following DNA comes from Nitrospirota bacterium.
CGCTATGGTTTTAAATTGGCGTTGGAGGAGGAAAAAGTGACGGTGGTTAACAGCTATCCTTCCCGGGTTGAAAAAATCCGAACGGAACTGATCACCGATCTTCAGAGCCTGCTTTTTAAAAAAAATGGATGATTACGCTTATCTCAATGCCCGCATCCGGTTTCTAAGATCGGAATTGTTGGACCCTCGAGTTTACGGGGAACTGATGAGCCTTCCTGACCTCATCTCCGCCAGGGGAGTTCTTGGAAAGACGGTTTATGAAAAGGTTCTGGGGGATTCTTCGGATAGACCGTCCTTGAGCCGGCTGGAGGCGGGTATCCGGGAGGAGTGGGCGCGGACGGTCAACAAGATTCACCAAATGACCGATGGGCGTCCAAAGGCGTATCTCCAGGGTTTAACGGCGTGGTGGGAGGGGGAGAACCTTAAGGCAATCCTCAGAGGCAAAACCAATCATTTTGGAGAACAGGAAATTTTTTCAATCCTCCTGCCCATAGGGTCTTTAAACCCATCGGCTCTCCGGGAGTTGGTTCGTCAGCCGTCGGTGCAAGGAATGGTCGATAGGCTGGTTGCCTGGCGTTCTCCCTATGCCAAACCTTTGAACATAGCTTTAAAAAATCAACCTGACCTTAAGAGGCTGGATCTCCTGGAACTCTCCCTGGATCGATTTATCTTCGAGGAGGTCTTCAAAAAAATAACAAATGGCGGACAGGATGCGAGCCTGTTTCACCAGCTGGCGGGTCTTATGGTTGACAAATTAAATCTTCTGACGGCATTTAAAGTTTTTCGTGAAGGAGGATTCGCGGCCTCCGACCCCGCCGATTATTTTATTCGGGGGGGAAATCACGTGATTCTAAAGGTTTTTCAAAAGGTAGCCCGTGCGCAAGATTTAAACGACGCCATTGAAATGATCAAAAAAACACCTTATTCCGGCGTTGTCGCCGGGATAAAACCGGAGGGAGAGCTCTTCCCGGCCCTCCGGTTAGAAATCGGTTTAAACCGGTTCATTCTTCGGCGGGCCAGAAAAATGGGGGTAGACGACCCCCTTGGATTTGGTTTAATCGCAGGATATTTTTTACAAAAATATTTTGAGGTGGTTAATCTTCGAATGATATTCAGGACAAAGTCTTACGGGATGTATGATTCTGATATTCGGTCGTTGTTGGTGGTTTAGCGACGACCCGACGGGGCGACGCTACAGAGGAAGGTAAAAGGTGGCCTGGATTGCGGCTCTGACAAACCCGGAAATGGCTTTAGGATTTCGGTTAGCCGGGATCGAAACTTTTTCGGCTCAAGACGCCCTTGAAGCCGAAGGCCTTCTGAAGGGTTTATTAGAGAGAAAGCTGCCGGGTATTGTGGTGATTAGCGAGGAGTTTCTTCCTTATTTTTCCGAAGGGACTCGGAAAAAGGTTGAAGAAAATTTTCAGCCGGTATGTGTTCCGGTCCCCCATATTCAATCATGGCGGGAAGGAGAGAAAAAGGAAGAATATCTCTCCCGGTTAATGCAAAACGTAATGGGTTACCAAATTAAAATTAAACGATGAAAACTAAAGGCAAGATCGTCAAAGTGTCAGGACCGACCATCGTCGCATCCGGAATGAAAAGCGCAGGGATCTACCATCGGGTGACCGTCGGGACTTTGAAGCTCCTGGGTGAGGTCATCCGGTTGGAAAGGGATCGGGCGACGATTCAGGTTTATGAAGATACGATCGGGCTCTCTTTGGGAGAAGAAGTCGAAGACCTGGGAGAGCCTCTGATGGCTGAACTGGGTCCCGGTTTGATTTCTTCTATTTTTGACGGTGTTCAGAGGCCTTTAACGGCGTTGCTTGAGAAACAGGGAGATTTTATTTCGAGGGGATTTGCTGTTCCGGCCCTTTCCCGGTCGATGAAATGGCGGTTTGTTCCCTCCGTGAAACCCGGAGCAGGGGTTTATGGGGGAGACCTCCTCGGAACGGTTCAGGAAACCGACCGGATCATTCACCGGATCATGGTTCCGCCCGGACGGTCTGGAAAAATAAAAGAGATTCGGGCCGGAGAGTTTACGGTTCAGGAGACAATAGCGGTCTTGGACGGCGGTATAGAAATCAGCCTCATGCAGAGGTGGCCGGTGAGATCCCCGCGCCCCTTTAAAAAGAAGCTCCTCCCGAACCTTCCCTTCATTACCGGCCAGCGGATATTTGATATGGTGTTTCCGATCGCCCTGGGAGGGACGGCTATTATGCCGGGAGGATTTGGGACAGGGAAAACGGTGGCAGAGCAAAGCCTGGCAAAATACGCCCGGGCAGAGATCATCGTTTATATCGGATGCGGCGAGCGGGGCAATGAGATGACCGACGTCTTATCCGAGTTTCCAAATCTTCAGGATCCGCAAACCGGCCGGCCGTTAATGGAGAGGACGATTCTTATTATCAATACCTCTAATATGCCGGTTGCGGCACGGGAAGCTTCTATTTTTACGGGAATTACGGCTGCCGAATACTACCGGGATATGGGATATCACGTCGCTTTGATGGCGGACAGCACGTCCCGCTGGGCTGAGGCGCTTCGGGAGATTTCATCCCGGCTGGAGGAAATGCCGGGGGAAGAAGGTTATCCAACCTATCTTTCCACCCGGTTGAGTCATTA
Coding sequences within:
- a CDS encoding V-type ATPase subunit — its product is MDDYAYLNARIRFLRSELLDPRVYGELMSLPDLISARGVLGKTVYEKVLGDSSDRPSLSRLEAGIREEWARTVNKIHQMTDGRPKAYLQGLTAWWEGENLKAILRGKTNHFGEQEIFSILLPIGSLNPSALRELVRQPSVQGMVDRLVAWRSPYAKPLNIALKNQPDLKRLDLLELSLDRFIFEEVFKKITNGGQDASLFHQLAGLMVDKLNLLTAFKVFREGGFAASDPADYFIRGGNHVILKVFQKVARAQDLNDAIEMIKKTPYSGVVAGIKPEGELFPALRLEIGLNRFILRRARKMGVDDPLGFGLIAGYFLQKYFEVVNLRMIFRTKSYGMYDSDIRSLLVV
- a CDS encoding V-type ATP synthase subunit F; protein product: MAWIAALTNPEMALGFRLAGIETFSAQDALEAEGLLKGLLERKLPGIVVISEEFLPYFSEGTRKKVEENFQPVCVPVPHIQSWREGEKKEEYLSRLMQNVMGYQIKIKR
- a CDS encoding V-type ATP synthase subunit A, giving the protein MKTKGKIVKVSGPTIVASGMKSAGIYHRVTVGTLKLLGEVIRLERDRATIQVYEDTIGLSLGEEVEDLGEPLMAELGPGLISSIFDGVQRPLTALLEKQGDFISRGFAVPALSRSMKWRFVPSVKPGAGVYGGDLLGTVQETDRIIHRIMVPPGRSGKIKEIRAGEFTVQETIAVLDGGIEISLMQRWPVRSPRPFKKKLLPNLPFITGQRIFDMVFPIALGGTAIMPGGFGTGKTVAEQSLAKYARAEIIVYIGCGERGNEMTDVLSEFPNLQDPQTGRPLMERTILIINTSNMPVAAREASIFTGITAAEYYRDMGYHVALMADSTSRWAEALREISSRLEEMPGEEGYPTYLSTRLSHYYERGGRVACLGREERVGSVTIVSAISPPGGDFSEPVSQSSMRIAGGIWSLDSDLAHRRHFPAINWKRSYSLYTDLLDPWFRQQVASDWSELRAWLMEVLQQEEELLEVAQLVGKDALQEGQRAILEISRLIREDYLRQSSFSQSDANCPLEKQYWMLKVLHRFYQLLMASVQKGTAIDVVLDQPFVLELIRMKEWPSEGFEPRAISLINLMDEGITQEPVHG